The Candidatus Omnitrophota bacterium genome segment ACCACTGACCCGGATTTCCACACCATCCAGAGCTTCCCCCTCCACTGGATTGATTTGAGCCAGGCAACCTCCAAGTGAGTTTCTTTCTCCCAAAAACAAGATATCTTTTTTCTGATGCCCTGGCAAAAAGTATTTTTATCTCACGACAGATACGATATATAGTAGTTAATTGATGAATGAAACCACTATATATTGTGTCAAAAAGAGGGAATTTGACTTTCTGCCGGATCGTCTTTTAAGAATAGAGATAAGAAGAAAGAATAGAGCGGTAGGCGGAGTGGGAAACAATGGAATAATACCAGTCTGCATTAAGTTCCTTCGCCTTCTGGGAGAGGGTTAGGGTGAGTGCGAGGGTGAGTTGATCGTAAGTTTAATAATATCAACCATCACCTAACCTCTCACAATCTTGGGAGAGAGATTTGAAAAGCGACAAATTCAAGGGTGATTGGAATAATAGACCAAAGGGGAAGCGAGTCGCTTCCCCTTCGCGCTTTGCGTCCCTCGAACGAATCGTCATCCCAATCGCCATGGCTTGCGGTATTCGTATTGCAATAATTTGTTCGCCTCTTCGTTGTTGGTGAAACGCTCGCGTACAGGGTCCCAATCCAGGCGGGAGCGCGTCGCCAGGGCGATGTTTGCCAGGTGCGCGAAAGTGGTTGAGCGGTGTCCCGTTTCCAAGTCGCAATGGCAGCGTTCGCGCGATTTCGCGCAATCGAGGAAATTGCGCACATGCTGATCGGTCAGATCGCCGTCCATACGGCCTTGTTCCACCGCCTGGATATTGCGTTTCTTCGATTGGAACTGGCCGCCTCCCGTGGGAACGATTTTATATCCTGCGCCTTCCGCCGCCGGGTAGAGGTTGCCTTTCGTTCCCCGGAATTCGATCTCTCCGTCGCTTAAGGGATCGCCGCCGCTCGCTTCGTATTGTCCGAAAACGAGCAAGACGCCCGACGGCAGTTCGAACGTGGCTTCCATCGTCGCTGGGATGGTGCGGTCGTCCTCGAATCCGATTTTCGATCCATGCGCGGAAATGGAGACGGGCGCTTCCTCGTTCAGCACCCAGCGGATGGCGTCGCAATAATGCACGCCCCAATTGCCCATTTGGGAAGAATAATCCTGCCACCAACGGAATTTGTACGGCGAGATGTTGGTTTGAAATTCCCGTTCCTCTCGCGGCCCCAGCCACATATCCCAATCGAATCCTTCGGGAGGCTTGGCGGGATCGCAATGGCCGATGCCTTTGGGAAACATGTTGCTGACGCGGTAGGCTCGCGCCACGGAAACCGTTCCGATGCCCCCGCCCTGAACCAATTGCGCCAGATGGGCGTACATCGTAGAGGAACGCCGATGCAAGCCTACTTGCACAACCTGCTTCGTGCGCTGGGCGGCCATTACCATGCGACGGCCTTCATGAATGGCAATCGACAGAGGCTTTTCCACGTATACGTCTTTGCCCGCTTGCACGGCCATGATGGTTTGAATGGCGTGCCAATGGTCGGGAGTGGCGATGCATACGGCGTCGATGTCCTTTTGCTCCAAAAGACGGCGGAAATCCAAATAACGCTGCGGTTCCGTGGGGAATGATTCTCCCATTTTGGGTATGCGCTCTCCCAGCGCATCGAGCCAATCCTTATCCACCCGGCTGCGGTCGCGCTGCAAGTAGGGTTCGTAGACGTCGCAAAGAGCGGCGATTTCCGCGTCGCCATTCTTCATGAAACTGCTCAACAATTGGCTGCCCCGGTTGCCTACGCCGATAAAGCCCATGCGGATGCGATCATTGGCGCCGCGCGCGGCGGATGCGCCGATTCCTCCCCAACCCAGCGCCGCCGCCGAAATCGTTAACATCTCTCTTCTTGTGGCCAGTTTTTTCGTCATCGCGTTTTCCTCCTCAGGCTATTCGCGCCGCCAAGATCGCTCCGCCGCCCCATCGAAGGAGTTGGCTTTACATCCATCATAAAAAAAATTGTTTTTATTTTCGAGGTTTATTCTCTCGGCGGCGTCAATTTTTCGGCGGGAAAGGATAAAGAGGAAAGAAATCGATCGCTTACGTCATATCATTCTATTCCAGAGAAATTTGCACTAATCGGTTGGCGGATTCGCGCAGTTTGTTGCATAGTAATTTAATAATCGTTTCCGCGATGGTGGGCGAACGATGCAATAGCGCTTTCAATTTGAATTTGCTCAATTCGATGAGATAGGAATCTTCCATAACTACAACGGTGGCCGAACGGGGCATTTCATCGAAGATGGCCAGTTCTCCCACGATATCCACCGGCTTGATATCTCCCAGGACGACGATTTCTCCATCCTTCTCCCTTATGACTTGCAATCGTCCCGACAACAACAAATAAGCGCAACGTCCTACGTCGCCTTCCCGGATCAAAATCGAACCCGCTTTCATGGTGAAGGCGTTTCCCGCCGCGCTCTTAAAGGCGCTAGTTGACATTTTTCTTCCTCTATAGCGGTGAAATACTCGAATGGATCAATCGGGGGCGCGTCTTTCCGCTTATCCGCCGTCCCGATCGACGATCCTTCTCTTTCGAATAGAGTATGATATCACTTTTTTCCCAAATTTTAACTTCTAAATAATTCGTTTAGAAGACATTGCCTGCAAGTTATAGTATCATGAAATAAACAAGCCGCTTAAGAATTTTTTTAAAAACCATTATTAAAAAGAAAGTCCGCCTCAAGCGAGGCGGGCTTTTTACATCGATTTGGATAAGATTACTGAATGTTCGTTATTTTAAACGTATAAATATTTTGCGTGGAAACATCGCCTTTATATCGCTGCGGAACCTGAATGACGAGGTTTTCGCCTTCCGCCGTCCACGGCAAGG includes the following:
- a CDS encoding Gfo/Idh/MocA family oxidoreductase; this encodes MTKKLATRREMLTISAAALGWGGIGASAARGANDRIRMGFIGVGNRGSQLLSSFMKNGDAEIAALCDVYEPYLQRDRSRVDKDWLDALGERIPKMGESFPTEPQRYLDFRRLLEQKDIDAVCIATPDHWHAIQTIMAVQAGKDVYVEKPLSIAIHEGRRMVMAAQRTKQVVQVGLHRRSSTMYAHLAQLVQGGGIGTVSVARAYRVSNMFPKGIGHCDPAKPPEGFDWDMWLGPREEREFQTNISPYKFRWWQDYSSQMGNWGVHYCDAIRWVLNEEAPVSISAHGSKIGFEDDRTIPATMEATFELPSGVLLVFGQYEASGGDPLSDGEIEFRGTKGNLYPAAEGAGYKIVPTGGGQFQSKKRNIQAVEQGRMDGDLTDQHVRNFLDCAKSRERCHCDLETGHRSTTFAHLANIALATRSRLDWDPVRERFTNNEEANKLLQYEYRKPWRLG
- a CDS encoding cyclic nucleotide-binding domain-containing protein, whose protein sequence is MSTSAFKSAAGNAFTMKAGSILIREGDVGRCAYLLLSGRLQVIREKDGEIVVLGDIKPVDIVGELAIFDEMPRSATVVVMEDSYLIELSKFKLKALLHRSPTIAETIIKLLCNKLRESANRLVQISLE